GTAGGACTTGTTTAAATCTTGTATATCAATCATTTAATTAAAAAATCGGATTTTACTATATTTTTTAGGCAATATAAACGGTTTTTTCGTTTACAAATGCTTTAATTCCATTTTCGGCAAGTTCTCTTCCGTAGCCCGAAATGCCTGTTCCGCCAAAGGCTAAACGCGGATCGCTTTTCACCATTTCATTGATGAAAACAGCACCGTCTTTGATGTTTTTAATGAAATGTTTTATTCGTTTTTTATCTTCGGTAAAGATACTCGCACCCAACCCAAATTCTGAATTATTGACTAATTCTAATGCTTCGTCATCGGTTTTAAAAGTGGTGCAAGCCAAGAGTGGTCCAAAGGTTTCTTCATAAAAAATAGGCATTTCTGGCGTAACATGGGTGAGAATAGTCGGGGCAAAAAAGGCTTCGTGACGAGTGCCACCGATCAAGATTTTTGCGCCCATTTCCACCGAATCATTCATTTGTTTTTCAAGCTCTTCGGCTAAACTTTCTCTGGCCATAACGCTTAAATATGTTTTATCTTCAAGCGGATTGCCCACAACGAGTTCTTCTACTTTTTTCTGTAATTTAGCAACGAATTTTTCGGCAATTTTCTCGTGGACTAGAAGTCGTTTTCCTGCAATGCAGCTTTGTCCCGTGTTTTGGAAACGCGCATTTACTACCGTTTTTACCGCTTCTTTGATGTCGCAATCTTCAAAAACCACCAGGGCATTGGAGCCACCTAGCTCAAGCAAACTCGGCTTGATTTCTTCGCCCGCAACTTTGGCTACCGCAGCACCTGCAGCTTTGCTTCCTGTAAGGCTCACGCCTTTTACCATTGGGTGGCGAATGATACCTTCTACCGCTTTGCTACCGATAGGCAAATTGATAAAGCAATTTTCTGGCAAGCCCGCCAATTCAAACGCTTTTTCCACATTTTTGGCACTTTGCATCACATTGCTTGCATGTTTAAGCAAAACAGTGTTTCCTGCCATGAGCGTAGGCACAGCAAAACGGATAACTTGCCAAAATGGGAAATTCCAAGGCATTACGCCTAAAATTACTCCAAGTGGGTCGTAGCGCACATACGATTTTTGAGCTTCGGTTTTGGTATGTTTTGATTTTAAAAGTTTTTGTGCATTGCTTGCGTAGTAGCGGCAAACCCACGCACATTTATTGATTTCGGCAATGGATTGCGTAATGGGTTTTCCCATTTCTTCGCTGATGGTTCTTCCCCATTCGTAGGCATTTTCTTCTAAAACTTCGGCAAGTTTTTTAAAGATTTTTTTGCGTTTTTTGAGCGAAATGTCGTTCCAAGCAGGCTGAGCGACATTGGCTGATTCGATTTTTTCAATGATTTCATTCTCAGAAAGTTCAGCGTGTTCGTAAATAGTTTCTTGTGTAAATGGATTGATAGATTTCATGGTTTGTTGAGGTGTTTATTGTACTTTTTCAGCGATAGATTGCAAAGTATTTTGCATTTTATATAGCACTGGTTTATTTTCTTTGATGCCTAAACTTTCGTATTCCTTAGGCGATTTATACAAAACAAAAGTTTTTCCGTCTTTTTCATAAACCAGAAAGCGCAAAGGCAATTCATAGGCTATGGCTGGAGATTCTTGCATGAGAGCGGTGCCTACTTTGGGATTCCCGAAAATAATTACGGCTGTAGGGTTTAATTCTAAACCATTTTTTTGTGCCAATTCATCGTGGCGAATCACTTGCATAATGCCCATGTCTTTGGCTTTGATTTCGTTTTGTAATGTTTCGAGTGTTTGGTCAAATGGTAATTTGGATTCTACAGTGTTCATACTTGAATTTTGAGTTGAATGATTACACGCAGCAAGCATCAATAAACTAAATGCTAAGATAATGATTTTTTTCATATTTTTATTTTAAAAGATAAATATATAAAAAATGTACGAAATATGGATTTTGTATCATGAAAAAAGTAATTTTGCAACAAAAATAGCGATGAAAAGATTGAAAAAATATTTTACGATTTGGTGGGTGCCTATTGTGTCGTATATTATTCCTTTTGGTGTTTTCGTTTTAGGTTTGATATTAAGATATGATTTTATCATAGACATTGCACTCGTCCTTTTTTTTCTAAATATATTAGGAAATATTATTTCTGCTATAAAACAAATCATAATCAAGAAATGGTTTTTTGTCATTCCTCAATTTATAATTTCGGCTGTGCTGTATCTAATACTGTCTGTTATTTTTCAATATTCTCCACCAGATTATTACGGTGCACATAAAGAAATTCCTTCAAATATTCATTTTGAAAAACTAACAGAAAATATACCTACGAAAGATGATATAATAAATTCACAAGACTTTATTTTAATAAATTCGAATCAACCTGGGATTTATGAATATTACACAAGTCATCAGCCTAGGGAAAAAGGATTTTTTTATATAAAAGTCTATGAAATCACTTCTAATGATAGGCTATCAGAAGATAGAATTAATGAAAATTCTAAAGTATTTGTAAATTATTTAAATGATAGCGTTCACAGTGGGAAATTTACGATATATGAAGGGAGTTGGGGAGATAAATATGGCGCAAGAATAGAATTATGGTTTAAACCAGATAATGGAGAAGAATATAAAGTTATTCAGAAAAATTATATTGTTGAAGGCTGGATGCGATAAAATTTGTATATTGCAAACAAAAAATAATATGAAAACATTAATCAAGTGTATACTTGCGTTGTCATTTTTATTGTCTTTTTCTTGTAGTAAAGAGGATGACGATGACATCCAAGAAATCCAGACTTTTGAATTAGGGGAAATTTCACGATGTAATGTGAAAGATGTAAAGTATAAGGGTGAGCAACTCAAAGAGCAGCGAGTTTTTGTTTTTAATAATGCCCAAAGTTTAAATCAATTTTTTGAATTTTCTTGTCCAATAGAATCAATTGATTTTGAAAAATATGATTTAATAATCGTTACAAATCTCTTTGGGCGAGAAAAAGAGCCGAGAGTTTTTAAATCTAAAAATAAACAATACATCAAGCTCGATGTAAGTGATGTGCCAGAGATAGACCCAGGATTTAGTGGGAAATTTTTCACTTATTCATTTTTAGTTAAAAAAGGAAGTTTAAACAATTCTCCATTTGAATTATCATTTGTTCATAGAAAAAATGAAAAATAATAATATACTTCCACTATTACTCGTTTTTGGATTGAGTGCTCAAGTGGGATGCCAACAAAAAAACGATACAAACAATCCTGCAAAAAACATAGAAATTCAGAATTTATCTGAAGGGCAAAAGCTAAAAGGTACACTCACTTTTGCCAAACCACAAACCAACTATAAAGATTACTTAGTCGGGAAAACCAATTTTGCTAAAGATTCTGCTTTTGTTCTGGTACCGTCTAAATATTGTAATAAGCAAACTTATTTAAGAAAAGAAACCTACGAAGCTTTTTTGAAAATGCACCAAGCAGCACAAAAAGCGGGGTTTAATTTGCTCATAGTTTCGGGGGCGAGAAATTTTCAGCACCAGAAAAACATTTGGGAAAGAAAATGGAAAGCCAATGCTAATTTAACGCCGAAAGAACGCGCCAAAAAGATTTTGCTTTTTAGCTCAATGCCTATGAGTTCGCGACACCATTGGGGGACAGATGTGGATTTAAATGCACTGAATAATGCCTATTTTGAGAGCGGAAAAGGAAAGCAACTCTACCAGTGGATGCAAGAAAATGCAGGAAAATACGGGTTTTGCCAAGTTTTTACCGATAAAAAAAGCGGCAGAACGGGCTACGAAATGGAAAAATGGCACTGGAGCTATATGCCGCTTGCCAAACAGCTTTTAAAAGATTATAACAAACAAATCACGATCAAAGATTTTAAAGGGTTCCTAGGAAGCGAAACCGCAGATTCGGTGCGAATCATCAAAGATTATGTAAATGGAATCAACACTTGCGAAGATTAAAATTTTGCCCGAGTAATTTAAATCATTCGGGCAAAATTCTTTTGATAAATCGCAACTTGTGCGAGTATTTCTGCATATCGGTATTGAAAATTCCTGTGGAGTCAATCGGGTCGATTCGCACTTTGCCATGTGCGTGTATAATTCGATGATTATCAATGATAATCCCTACATGTATGATGTTTCCTTCATCATTGTCAAAAAAAGCTAAATCTCCTGGCAGAGCTTCTTCCACAAAGCCGAGCATTTCGCCTTTTTGCGCTTGGTCTTTGGCATCGCGTGGCAGGTGGATTTTGGCAAATTTGTAGACCTGCTGCACAAGCCCTGAGCAATCGATGCCAAAGTTGGATTTGCCGCCCCATAAGTAAGGCACATTGAGGTAATTTTTGGCTAAAAGGATTAATTCCTCTCGGCTGATGAGGCCTTGTACTTGTTTGGTTTCACAATATATTTCGTAAGTATCCTCGCCTAATTGAAAGGTGCCACCTTCCGCATTTCGGATTTCGGCTCCGAGTGGGAGGGTGGTGGGCTCGTTGTGTGCCACGATTAAGTTAAATGGCTCGGCGGTGTAGAGGCAGGGGCTTTCGGTGTTAAAGAATTCGTCTTGTGAGATTTCTTGCAGGTGTTTTTCATCAATCCAGCCTTCGTAGGCATCAAAATCGGCTTTAATCTTAATCCAGTTTTTCTTTGTTTTTAAAACTTCCACCTTTTCGCCAAAGAGTAACTGGGTTACCATCTCTGAGCGGTCGCTCGCTTCGGCGCGCACGGGGGAGATACTTACTTTACAAATCCCGAAATTCATATTTTTCTAATCAAGGTTAAACCATCTCTTATGGGCAACATCACGGTTTCTAGTCGCTTGTCATTTTTTACAAATATATTAAAATCGTGCAAAGATTGCGTCATTTTATCGTTTAAATCAATCGGGTGCATCACTTTATTTTTCCATAGCACATTATCGGCAAGTATAATTCCGCCGCTTTTCATTTGTGGCAAGAGTTTTTCCACATATTCGCGGTACTTTCTTTTATTGGCATCAAGGAAGACTAAGTCCCACGGGGCAGCGAAATTTTGCGCCAAAAAGTCCATAGCATCTACCAAGTGCGCCTCAATCTGGGCACTAAACTCTGATTTTTCAAAAAACGGACGGTAGAATTCCTGCGTGCGCGCATCTCTATCAAGGGTTACAATTTTACCCTCAGCAGGTAAGCCCTCTGCCAAGCACAGCGTAGCATAGCCCGTATAGGTGCCGATTTCTAAAATTCTTTTAGGGCGAATGATTTTGGACAAAAAACTAAGCAAACGCCCCTGCAAGACACCAGAAATCATATGTGGCTGATGCATTTCTTGCTCCGTTTTCTCACGAATTTCCCTGAGCAAAGCAGGCTCATCAGACGAAAAAGCAGTAATATATTGGCACAAATCTTCGGGTAGAATATCGTTTTTAAACATAAATGCAAAGGTATGAAAATGTTAAAGATACGAAAACTTTTCGGTTTGAAAAATGCGATTTTCAATGTTTTTTATCAATGATTAAATTTTGGTTGAATTAATATTTTTAAACTAAGGAGAATCAAAATTTTCTAACTAAATTAAAACCCAAAAAATGCTTAAAATTCCATTTTTTTACCCAAAAAACTTGAAATTTCGTATTTTTGCTAAAATATACTTGCTTATGACTTCGTTAAAATACACCGACTTATCTGATAATCAATCTATTTTAAATTCTTGGGTCAATCAGCTCAGAAATGTGGAAGTTCAAAACGATCGCATGCGTTTCCGCAGAAATTTAGAGCGTATTGGCGAAGTTGGTGCATTAGAAATCAGTAAAAAATTAAAATTTAAAGCCTGCGAAATCAAAACGCCACTTGGCGTGAAACCTTCGGTGGAGCTTGAAACTCAGCCCGTGGTAATGACCATTTTGCGCGCGGGCTTGCCACTGTATCAAGGGGTGCTAAATTATTTTGACTATGCCGATAGCGGTTTTGTAGCAGCCTATCGCAAGCACAACGCCGAGGGCTTTGAGATTAAGCAAGATTATGTAACCTGCCCAGATATTTCTAATCGCCCCCTAATCGTGGTAGACCCAATGCTTGCCACGGGAGCCTCCCTCTGTGAAGCGATTCATGCTGTGCTGGAATTGGCTCAGCCTTCTGAATTGCATATTTTATGTGCCATTGCGGCGACACAAGGGATTCAAAAAATCAACGAAGAATTGCCCCAAGCGCATTTGTGGTGTGCCACTGTGGATGATAAATTAGACGAAAAAGGCTACATCGTTCCAGGATTGGGCGATGCTGGAGATTTATGTTTTGGCCCTAAATTGCAATCTTAATTTTTAATATTATTTATTTACCCAATTGGCAATAAAAGCCGTGTTGAGTGCAGCTGTTTCTGTACGCATTCTTTGGTTGCCAAGGCTAATGGGGATAAAATTTTGCACCGTAGCCAATTCTATTTCATTTGCCGAAAAATCACCTTCGGGACCGATGATAAATAAATAATCTTTTTTGGGCAAAATGCAGTCTTTAATATCTTTTCGGGCAAAATCGGAGTTGCAGTGTGCAATGAATTTTTGCCCTTGGAAGCCATCATACTTTGCTATAAAATCGCTAAATTTAATCAAGTCGTGGAGCTGCGTATTTTCAGCCTTGAGCGATTGCTTAATGGCAGCCGTTGCCACGCGCTGCATTCTATCGAGTTTAAGATTTCGGCGCTCGGAATGGAATGTTTCAAGGAAGCTCACTTCATCAATGCCGATTTCAATGGCTTTTTCAAGGAACCACTCGGTGCGGTCGATGTTTTTGGTTGGTGCAATGCCCACATGCAATTTGTAGTTTCGGGATTGATTGTAATTCGTTTTTTCTGTGATTTGCAGCAGTGTGTTTTTGGGGTGCACTTGCGAAATGGTAGCCCAAAACATTTCGCCTTTGCCTTCGGTAAAAAGTACTACATCACCTACTTTTAGCCTTAGGACTTTGGCTAAATGGTGGCTTTCGTTTTCGTTTAAAAGTGCTTGATTTCCTTGTTTAATCCCGATGAATAAATGCATAAATTAAAGTTTGTATCTTGCTATGGTTTTGGCGTTTATATCTGAAAATTCTTGCGCTTGGTACTTGATGCTGCCCACCATGGCAATCATGGCAGCATTGTCGGTGGTGTATTCAAATTTTGGGATATAAGTTGTAAAACCTAATTTTTCTAGATTTTTGATTTTTTTGCGCAGTTCGCTATTGGCAGAAACACCGCCTGCGAGTGCAATATGTTTGATGTTTAAATCTTGTGCCGCTTGCAATAATTTTTCTACACACATTTCGGTAATCGTATGCTGAACGCTTGCGCACAAGTCGTTTAAATTTTCTTCTACAAAATTTGGATTTTTCTGTTTTTCTTTGTTCAAGAAATTCATCACGCCCGTTTTAAGCCCACTAAAACTGAAATCATAACCAGGCATTTTAGGTTTGGTAAAAACGAATTTTTCAGGATTTCCCGTCTGGGCTAAACGATCCATCACAGGACCCGCAGGGTATGGGAGCCCCAGCACTTTGCCAATTTTGTCAAAAGCCTCGCCCGCGGCGTCATCTTTGGTCTCGCCCAAAACTTCCAATTCCGTGTAGCTCGAAATCTTTACGATTTGTGTATGCCCGCCACTCAGAGTGAGGCACAAAAACGGGAAACTAGGACGCTGCTCATTGGCATCGCTTATGAAATGTGCAAAAATATGTGCTTGCATGTGATTTACCTCGATAAGTGGTATGTTTAGAGCGATTGACATAGATTTTGCAAAGCTGCTACCCACTAAAAGTGAGCCCAATAATCCAGGTCCGCGCGTGTAAGCTATTGCAGTTAAATCTTTTTGTGTTACTTTTGCATTATTCAACGCTGTGGCTACCACGGGAACTATGTTTTGCTGGTGCGCACGAGATGCCAATTCTGGCACCACGCCGCCGTATTGTTCATGTACCTTTTGGCTTGCTATAATGTTGGATAAGATAGTGTTACCTTTGATAACCGCTGCCGAAGTGTCGTCGCAAGAAGATTCTATGGCAAGTGTGATTGGTTCGCTCATAGAGACAAAGTTAAAGTTTAAAATTGAATATATAAACCTTGAAAAAGTTTTTTCGCTATATTTTAATATTTTTTGCCATAATTTCACTTCTGGTAGTGGGGTTGTTTTTTGCGATTCAAATCCCATCTGTTCAGTCCAAAATCATCAGTAAAGTTGTAGAAAAAGTAAACCAAGATTTCGGCACCTCCATCAGTGTGGGAGGAGTGGATATTGATTTCTGGGGAGACATCGTTTTAAGTGATATTTCAGCTAAAGATTACAAGCAAAACGATTTTATCGACATTAAAAAAGTAACGGCAGACATCAGCTTGTGGGATATTTATCACGATTCCAACAATGTAGCGGTGAAAAGCTTGGTGCTGGATCAAGCACGCGTTAAGGTGCTGACTTATAAGGGGGATAGCGTTTCCAATTTTATGCGATTTCTCGATGTTTTTGCTACGGGAGATACCACCGAATCTCATTTTAAACTTCGAGGAAACATCGAAATCAACGAAAGTGCACTTTCTATCATTAATGATAATTTAGACGAAAAAAGCCGTGTTTGGCTCGATGCAACTCAATTAAACGGGCTGGTGAAGGGCTTTAAAATGCACGACGATATTTACGAAGCAGATATTAGAAATTTGAGTTTTTTAGCTAAGAAAAATGGCGAAAATTTCGAATTAAAGA
This Ornithobacterium rhinotracheale DNA region includes the following protein-coding sequences:
- a CDS encoding NAD-dependent succinate-semialdehyde dehydrogenase → MKSINPFTQETIYEHAELSENEIIEKIESANVAQPAWNDISLKKRKKIFKKLAEVLEENAYEWGRTISEEMGKPITQSIAEINKCAWVCRYYASNAQKLLKSKHTKTEAQKSYVRYDPLGVILGVMPWNFPFWQVIRFAVPTLMAGNTVLLKHASNVMQSAKNVEKAFELAGLPENCFINLPIGSKAVEGIIRHPMVKGVSLTGSKAAGAAVAKVAGEEIKPSLLELGGSNALVVFEDCDIKEAVKTVVNARFQNTGQSCIAGKRLLVHEKIAEKFVAKLQKKVEELVVGNPLEDKTYLSVMARESLAEELEKQMNDSVEMGAKILIGGTRHEAFFAPTILTHVTPEMPIFYEETFGPLLACTTFKTDDEALELVNNSEFGLGASIFTEDKKRIKHFIKNIKDGAVFINEMVKSDPRLAFGGTGISGYGRELAENGIKAFVNEKTVYIA
- a CDS encoding DUF302 domain-containing protein is translated as MKKIIILAFSLLMLAACNHSTQNSSMNTVESKLPFDQTLETLQNEIKAKDMGIMQVIRHDELAQKNGLELNPTAVIIFGNPKVGTALMQESPAIAYELPLRFLVYEKDGKTFVLYKSPKEYESLGIKENKPVLYKMQNTLQSIAEKVQ
- a CDS encoding O-methyltransferase, with product MFKNDILPEDLCQYITAFSSDEPALLREIREKTEQEMHQPHMISGVLQGRLLSFLSKIIRPKRILEIGTYTGYATLCLAEGLPAEGKIVTLDRDARTQEFYRPFFEKSEFSAQIEAHLVDAMDFLAQNFAAPWDLVFLDANKRKYREYVEKLLPQMKSGGIILADNVLWKNKVMHPIDLNDKMTQSLHDFNIFVKNDKRLETVMLPIRDGLTLIRKI
- the tsaD gene encoding tRNA (adenosine(37)-N6)-threonylcarbamoyltransferase complex transferase subunit TsaD, which codes for MSEPITLAIESSCDDTSAAVIKGNTILSNIIASQKVHEQYGGVVPELASRAHQQNIVPVVATALNNAKVTQKDLTAIAYTRGPGLLGSLLVGSSFAKSMSIALNIPLIEVNHMQAHIFAHFISDANEQRPSFPFLCLTLSGGHTQIVKISSYTELEVLGETKDDAAGEAFDKIGKVLGLPYPAGPVMDRLAQTGNPEKFVFTKPKMPGYDFSFSGLKTGVMNFLNKEKQKNPNFVEENLNDLCASVQHTITEMCVEKLLQAAQDLNIKHIALAGGVSANSELRKKIKNLEKLGFTTYIPKFEYTTDNAAMIAMVGSIKYQAQEFSDINAKTIARYKL
- a CDS encoding M15 family metallopeptidase, coding for MKNNNILPLLLVFGLSAQVGCQQKNDTNNPAKNIEIQNLSEGQKLKGTLTFAKPQTNYKDYLVGKTNFAKDSAFVLVPSKYCNKQTYLRKETYEAFLKMHQAAQKAGFNLLIVSGARNFQHQKNIWERKWKANANLTPKERAKKILLFSSMPMSSRHHWGTDVDLNALNNAYFESGKGKQLYQWMQENAGKYGFCQVFTDKKSGRTGYEMEKWHWSYMPLAKQLLKDYNKQITIKDFKGFLGSETADSVRIIKDYVNGINTCED
- a CDS encoding RsmE family RNA methyltransferase translates to MHLFIGIKQGNQALLNENESHHLAKVLRLKVGDVVLFTEGKGEMFWATISQVHPKNTLLQITEKTNYNQSRNYKLHVGIAPTKNIDRTEWFLEKAIEIGIDEVSFLETFHSERRNLKLDRMQRVATAAIKQSLKAENTQLHDLIKFSDFIAKYDGFQGQKFIAHCNSDFARKDIKDCILPKKDYLFIIGPEGDFSANEIELATVQNFIPISLGNQRMRTETAALNTAFIANWVNK
- the upp gene encoding uracil phosphoribosyltransferase; its protein translation is MTSLKYTDLSDNQSILNSWVNQLRNVEVQNDRMRFRRNLERIGEVGALEISKKLKFKACEIKTPLGVKPSVELETQPVVMTILRAGLPLYQGVLNYFDYADSGFVAAYRKHNAEGFEIKQDYVTCPDISNRPLIVVDPMLATGASLCEAIHAVLELAQPSELHILCAIAATQGIQKINEELPQAHLWCATVDDKLDEKGYIVPGLGDAGDLCFGPKLQS
- a CDS encoding C40 family peptidase, with the translated sequence MNFGICKVSISPVRAEASDRSEMVTQLLFGEKVEVLKTKKNWIKIKADFDAYEGWIDEKHLQEISQDEFFNTESPCLYTAEPFNLIVAHNEPTTLPLGAEIRNAEGGTFQLGEDTYEIYCETKQVQGLISREELILLAKNYLNVPYLWGGKSNFGIDCSGLVQQVYKFAKIHLPRDAKDQAQKGEMLGFVEEALPGDLAFFDNDEGNIIHVGIIIDNHRIIHAHGKVRIDPIDSTGIFNTDMQKYSHKLRFIKRILPE